In Babesia microti strain RI chromosome IV, complete genome, the sequence CCACTAAATATTTCCCGTGAAACTCtacaacaaaataaaattttgaaggtTATTAGAAAGAATCTGGTTAAAAAGTGCCTCGAATTATTCTCTGAGTTGACTGAGAAGAAGGATGATTTCAAGAAATTCTACGAGCAATTCAACAAGAACCTCAAACTTGGCATTCACGAAGATAGTGCCAACAGGAATAAGGTtagttaaatttaattgctgTTAAATTGTGTGTATATAACCACCTTACAATGATTTATggttttttataaattattgtatttttggtggtataaaattttgtggtGGACTGCAATGTTTTATTGCCTAACATCGCAACACGATTCCTTGAGCTGTTATCAATCTCTGCATGATAATAATGAGTCATGGTCGTGGTACACAACactaaattacattttagTTGATCATCtcaaattatgtattgttACTGTTACGtcacaattttgaattgtaCATCAGTATTATACCACGAgtttacataattaaatttggttCATCTTTAAATGCATTTATGTTATAGATACAAGTAACTTGTTTGAACAAAAAATAGATCTTGTAACATTTTATTATGCAATTTTCTAACTTAGATTTCTGAATTGCTAAGATTTGAAACAACGAAATCTGGAGACGAGGCAATCAGTCTGCGTGAATATGTAGACAGAATGAAACCAAACCAGAAATATATCTACTATATCACTGGCGAATCCATCCAAGCCGTGTCAAATGCTCCATTCCTAGAGAAATTGaaggataaaaatattgagGTTATTTACATGACTGACCCTATTGACGAATACGCTGTTCAGCAAATTAAGGAATTTGACGGCAAGAAATTGAGATGTTGCACCAAAGAAGGTCTGGATATTGATGATGAGAAGGATGAAGAGGAGGAGAAGAGATTTGAACAGGTTAAGCAGGAAATGGAGCCCTTGTGTAAGACAATTAAGGAAGTTTTGCATGATAAGGTCGAGAAGGTCACTTGCGGCAAGAGGTTTACTACTTCACCTCTAGCTTTAGTTACCAGTGAATTCGGCTGGTCTGCCAATATGGAAAGAATTATGCGTGCACAGGCTCTTAGAAACTCATCAATCACTGTAAGTTTTCACTGAAATGTCGCAAAGGATTGAATGCTTTTCACCAGTGATTGATTAAATGGGTTGTTTGTATTTGTGTATGATGACAATCGCTATGCACCACTCCTAACAAATCTATTTTGAGGATAATAGCTACTGAACATtgttattacaattatttatttacacgtttacatataaatatgttatatgttgtatataattCCATTTAAATTCATGATTTCCATAAGTTTTCTGACATAGTCTTATATGGTTTCAAAGAAGACCATGGAAATTAATCCCTACCACAGCATCATGAAAGCGCTCAAGGAGAGGGTTGCTGCTGACAAATCTGATAAAACGGTCAAAGATCTCATCTGGCTATTATACGAGTCTGCCTTGCTAATTTCTGGATTCAACCTGGAAGAACCAACTCAATTCGGCAATAGAATCTTCCGTATGATCAAGCTTGGCTTGGCGTTAGAGGACGATCAACCTGATGACACAGATTTGCCGCCCTTGGATGAAGGTGTTGCTGTTGATGGTGGCGACTCCAAGATGGAAGAAGTTGACTAATTTACTACCTTTTATTATAGATACTAACACagtcaaataattataataactATTCAGATTAGTAATCACAGGTGCATTGATTATACTTGTCCGTGTGTGTCTGTGTTCGGCGGAATGTACTCTGTGAGCCTATGCCAATATGACAAGTATATACTATGGTAATCATGTATATTGGTGACATGGACGATGTATATACTAATGATAGTATACCGGAGGAATAATACACTGGGACATAGGGGCATGTATGGTAGATATACTGAGGAAAATATGGTAGGGGAAAATTAAACAGAAATAGTATGTGCCAACATATGGGTGAACAATCAAGATATACATAAATGGTCAATGGTATCACTATGGATATATTGGCTAAATGGTGTAATGGTGGGAAAAATATGGAGATGAAATTATGTGAAtatgaattaatataaGTAGTGCTACAATATATgcacatatatattgtgtaCATAATTGTAAACATACATATTAAGTGAGCTATAAATTGTACACAATTAGAAGATGTAATTGGCAAAGaatgttaatttttaaatattttcgTGTGCGATGAATGATttaaacataaaataattgtaataaatgcattgtaaaaattatactcCGATTTTTAGCTATTATGAGTGTATATGCAGAGATGAGCATGGGAGGGTTAGACAGTTTAAGAGCTGTGACATATAGGGCAGTATCAATATTGTCCTGTAGTTGagattttttgaataaaaGTATAAAAAACAGGAGGGCCATATGGGTATTAGACTTTCGCGATTAATGAGTCGCCTCTTTTCCAAAAAGGAAGTGCGCATACTCATGGTCGGTCTTGATGCCTCCGGAAAAACTACAATACTATACAAACTCAAACTGGGCGAAGTTGTAACTACAATTCCAACAATAGGTACTAAAATAACTTAATTTTAGGATTTAATGTTGAAACTGTTGATTATAAGAACATTTCATTCACTGTTTGGGACGTTGGTGGCCAGGATAAGGTAACTCTCAGCTAATCTCCAGATACGGCCTTTGTGGAGGCATTATTATGGCAATACTCAGGCTATAATTTTCGTGGTGGACAGCAATGATAGGGAACGCATAGATGACGGTAGGCTTATTGTCATTTAGCTCGGGATGAATTGCATAAAATGCTGAATGAGGATGAGCTTAAGGATGCTATTGTACTGGTTTATGCTAATAAACAAGATCTGCCAAATTCCCTGGGGATTGACGAATTAACCAATCGACTCAAACTGCAACAACTTGAAAGTCGCCCCTGGTTTATTCAGGCAACCTGTGCGACCACTGGTACGGGTTTATATGATGGCATGGATTGGCTGAGTTACAACCTCAAACATTACTAATTGTACCTACGCATACGCAACACTCTAAAATGATACtttatcactaattaaagtaaatatttatctaattaataacattcattataatatatattgtgacTATGTCGCTGGCAGTTACTTGTGATGTATTTGGTACTTTTTCCACGTTAGTTACACACCATAATTAAAACGTTTGTggttattttattttttgatataaacTGACTTTTTAAACATATGCAATATATGATATGCACTGTTGTGAGTTATTGTGAAATGTTATCAGTTGGGTGATTGAATATGGTATGTGATAAGTATgttgtcaattttattacGTTTAGTCCTGTTAGTGCACTCAATCGCTATCACTACCAGAAATGACTTATTTCACGCATTGTGTCTATACAGAAATACGTCCAAAAAAGTAGATAAGCTTAAAAGTGATCTGTCTAAAACATTATCTTACAATTATCACCAGCATAATTtgggaaattttataaattctATAAGAAATAACTATTTACTTCCGGACATTCAACTTAGTCCTGGATCTAGGACATTCTACTCAATCCTTTCATTGCCAAGCTATATTGAGTTGGCTAATCAAATACTACACAAATCCGACGTTttgattgaatttgatttgCAAATACAAAGCAATTCTCTGTTGGAATCACTGCCAGATACTCATGCTAAGAGAGCTGAGTTACGGGCCGATGCTTATAAGAAGTTTAGACATATAAAATCACAATTGACCGATGGACTGCCATTCTCATCAGTAATATCAGAACATCTAATCATTCGGGATTCATTTAAAACGCTTAATTATGGAGATTCTTGGCGTTTAGTACACAAAAAAGCATGTGAAAATCAGCTTGTTGCCATTTTCAAAAGAATTGCAAATGCAGTTATAAACAAAGTATTCATCCCCCTCCTAGTCACTACACTCAGCAACTTGTTCAAACATTTTCGCatgcaaataaattaattgtacattattcATGGTACTATAGTGATTATGCATCATAATAGTTAGAGTATTACACAACCAGTTACgtttttcaatttgttttCCAAAATCTGGAGCTTCTTTTCTGACTCCCCTTGCTCACTTTGCAACTTGGTAACGATTGTGCCGTGGATCTTGTTTATAGTTGCTACAA encodes:
- a CDS encoding Arf/Sar family, other (overlaps_old_locusTagID:BBM_III08780), with amino-acid sequence MGIRLSRLMSRLFSKKEVRILMVGLDASGKTTILYKLKLGEVVTTIPTIGFNVETVDYKNISFTVWDVGGQDKIRPLWRHYYGNTQAIIFVVDSNDRERIDDARDELHKMLNEDELKDAIVLVYANKQDLPNSLGIDELTNRLKLQQLESRPWFIQATCATTGTGLYDGMDWLSYNLKHY
- a CDS encoding hypothetical protein (overlaps_old_locusTagID:BBM_III08785); this encodes MLSILLRLVLLVHSIAITTRNDLFHALCLYRNTSKKVDKLKSDLSKTLSYNYHQHNLGNFINSIRNNYLLPDIQLSPGSRTFYSILSLPSYIELANQILHKSDVLIEFDLQIQSNSLLESLPDTHAKRAELRADAYKKFRHIKSQLTDGLPFSSVISEHLIIRDSFKTLNYGDSWRLVHKKACENQLVAIFKRIANAVINKVFIPLLVTTLSNLFKHFRMQIN